The Flexivirga oryzae genome has a segment encoding these proteins:
- a CDS encoding DUF3618 domain-containing protein, translating into MADKAPAKTATRSAKQIEADLAATRERLAGTIDELAFRAQPKELAKRQAEDVKLKLGGFTHTADGELDTQKIAMVLGGVAAVLLTVGLIRRARG; encoded by the coding sequence ATGGCTGACAAGGCCCCCGCGAAAACCGCCACACGCTCCGCCAAGCAGATCGAGGCGGATCTTGCGGCGACGCGTGAGCGCCTGGCCGGGACCATCGACGAGCTGGCCTTCCGCGCACAGCCCAAGGAGCTCGCCAAGCGTCAGGCGGAGGACGTCAAGCTGAAGCTCGGTGGATTCACCCACACGGCCGACGGTGAGCTCGACACGCAGAAGATCGCGATGGTGCTCGGTGGGGTGGCCGCCGTGCTGCTGACCGTCGGCCTCATCCGACGCGCACGTGGCTGA
- a CDS encoding sulfite exporter TauE/SafE family protein → MTFAGFALIGLTILVASFVQGSTGLGFAMVCAPIVSIIDPTLIPVMLLVLMIPLNFYIGWRERDALDWHGTKWVSVGRFAGTFVGLWILLIVNLHQLALLIGISTIVAALAALLIPAFDPNRSGLAVVGLITGITETSTGVGGPPLALAYQHKPGNVLRSTVAACFLIGEVISLVVLAVGGKIEGRTLLMSLALLPFLAIGSFGSKFTHHRLEGPVLRYTVLLFAIVSGTAVILQA, encoded by the coding sequence ATGACGTTCGCGGGCTTCGCCCTGATCGGTCTGACGATCCTGGTGGCCTCGTTCGTGCAGGGCTCGACCGGCCTGGGGTTCGCCATGGTGTGCGCACCCATCGTCAGCATCATCGACCCCACACTCATCCCGGTGATGCTGCTGGTGCTGATGATCCCGCTCAACTTCTACATCGGGTGGCGGGAACGCGACGCGCTCGACTGGCACGGCACCAAATGGGTCAGCGTCGGCAGGTTCGCCGGCACGTTCGTCGGGCTGTGGATCCTGCTGATCGTCAACCTGCACCAACTGGCGCTGCTGATCGGGATCTCGACGATCGTCGCCGCGCTCGCCGCCCTGCTCATCCCGGCGTTCGACCCCAACCGGTCGGGGCTGGCCGTCGTGGGCCTCATCACCGGGATCACCGAGACCTCCACCGGGGTCGGAGGGCCGCCTCTGGCGCTCGCCTACCAGCACAAGCCCGGCAACGTCCTGCGCTCCACCGTGGCCGCGTGTTTCCTGATCGGTGAGGTCATCTCGCTGGTCGTGCTCGCCGTCGGCGGCAAGATCGAGGGCAGGACGTTGCTCATGAGCCTCGCGCTGCTGCCGTTCCTGGCCATCGGTTCGTTCGGCAGCAAATTCACCCACCACCGCCTGGAAGGGCCGGTGCTGCGCTACACCGTGCTGCTCTTCGCGATCGTGTCCGGGACCGCGGTGATCCTGCAGGCGTGA
- a CDS encoding glycine C-acetyltransferase — MYTNKDSLVATLQEIDDAGLTKRERELSTPQSAHVETAGTQALNFCANNYLGLADHPEVVTAARDALDRWGFGMASVRFICGTQTQHRELERAIATFVGSQDAILYSSCFDANGGIFEVLFGEDDAIVSDELNHASLIDGIRLSKAKRFRYKNADMSDLRAQLEAAKAAGARHTVIVTDGVFSMDGYYAPLAEICDLAEEFGALVMVDDSHAVGFVGEHGGGTPEHCGVVDRVDIVTGTLGKALGGASGGYVAAHQEIVDLLRQRSRPYLFSNAVAPSVVAGSMKALEIAGNSLEQRQKLAANTLLFRTMMTEAGFEVLPGSHPITPIMFPGEDGARQAAQIADAMLRRGVYVIAFSYPVVPQGKARIRVQLSAAHSEDDVRACVRAFEEARAEVAVSVE, encoded by the coding sequence ATGTACACCAACAAGGACTCCCTCGTCGCGACGCTGCAGGAGATCGACGACGCCGGGCTCACCAAGCGCGAGCGTGAGTTGTCGACGCCGCAGTCGGCGCACGTCGAGACCGCGGGCACGCAGGCGCTGAACTTCTGCGCCAACAACTACCTCGGCCTGGCCGACCACCCCGAGGTCGTCACCGCTGCCCGGGATGCGTTGGACCGGTGGGGATTCGGTATGGCGAGCGTGCGCTTCATCTGCGGCACACAGACGCAGCACCGGGAGCTGGAGCGGGCCATCGCCACGTTCGTCGGGTCGCAGGACGCGATCCTCTACTCGTCGTGCTTCGACGCCAACGGCGGCATCTTCGAGGTGCTGTTCGGGGAGGACGACGCGATCGTCTCCGACGAGCTGAACCACGCCTCGTTGATCGACGGCATCCGGTTGTCGAAGGCCAAGCGGTTCCGCTACAAGAACGCCGACATGAGCGACCTGCGCGCGCAGCTGGAAGCTGCGAAAGCGGCCGGCGCGCGCCATACCGTGATCGTGACCGATGGCGTCTTCTCGATGGACGGCTACTACGCCCCGCTGGCCGAGATCTGTGATCTGGCAGAGGAATTCGGGGCGCTGGTGATGGTCGACGACTCACACGCCGTCGGGTTCGTCGGCGAGCACGGCGGTGGCACGCCCGAGCACTGCGGCGTCGTCGACCGGGTCGACATCGTCACGGGCACACTCGGCAAGGCCCTCGGCGGCGCGTCCGGCGGGTATGTCGCGGCGCACCAGGAGATCGTCGACCTGCTGCGGCAGCGCTCACGCCCCTACCTGTTCTCCAACGCGGTCGCACCGTCGGTGGTCGCCGGGTCGATGAAGGCCCTGGAGATCGCGGGCAACTCGCTGGAACAACGGCAGAAGCTCGCGGCCAACACGCTGCTGTTCCGGACGATGATGACCGAGGCCGGTTTCGAGGTGCTGCCCGGCAGCCACCCGATCACTCCGATCATGTTCCCCGGTGAGGACGGCGCCCGGCAGGCGGCCCAGATCGCCGACGCGATGCTGCGCCGCGGCGTCTACGTGATCGCGTTCTCCTACCCCGTCGTCCCGCAGGGCAAGGCCCGCATCCGGGTCCAGTTGTCCGCCGCACACAGCGAGGACGACGTGCGGGCGTGTGTGCGGGCCTTCGAGGAAGCCCGCGCCGAAGTCGCCGTGTCGGTCGAGTAG
- the bcp gene encoding thioredoxin-dependent thiol peroxidase yields MARLEIGDQAPAFTLTSDTGKEVSLSDFAGKRLVIFFYPAAMTPGCTKEACDFRDSLATLRGAGYDVIGISPDKPEKLAKFVAKESLTYPLLSDVDKQVLEAYGAYGEKKLYGKTVVGVIRSTIVVDPDGKVELARYNVKATGHVASLSKALKLV; encoded by the coding sequence ATGGCACGGCTCGAGATCGGCGATCAGGCACCGGCGTTCACCCTGACGTCGGACACCGGGAAGGAAGTCTCCCTGTCCGACTTCGCGGGCAAACGTCTGGTCATCTTCTTCTACCCGGCGGCGATGACGCCCGGCTGCACCAAGGAGGCCTGCGACTTCCGCGACTCGCTCGCGACCCTGCGGGGCGCAGGCTACGACGTCATCGGCATCTCCCCCGACAAGCCGGAAAAGCTGGCGAAGTTCGTGGCGAAGGAGTCACTGACCTATCCGCTCCTGTCGGACGTCGACAAGCAGGTGCTCGAGGCCTACGGCGCGTACGGCGAGAAGAAGCTCTACGGCAAGACCGTCGTCGGCGTCATCCGGTCCACGATCGTCGTCGATCCCGATGGCAAGGTCGAGCTGGCCCGTTACAACGTCAAGGCCACCGGTCACGTCGCCTCCCTCTCCAAGGCGCTGAAGCTCGTATGA
- a CDS encoding GroES family chaperonin has protein sequence MLHDRLLVSADGDAGERKSGGGIVIPATASVGKRLAWAEVVAIGQHVRQVKIGDRVLFDPEDRAEVELQSRTYLLLRERDLHAVAAQRVDTGSTGLYL, from the coding sequence ATGCTGCACGACCGCCTGCTGGTGTCCGCCGACGGCGACGCCGGCGAACGCAAGTCCGGCGGTGGCATCGTCATACCGGCGACCGCATCGGTCGGCAAACGCCTCGCCTGGGCAGAGGTGGTCGCGATCGGTCAGCACGTGCGCCAGGTCAAGATCGGTGACCGGGTGCTGTTCGACCCCGAGGACCGGGCCGAGGTCGAGTTGCAGTCGAGGACCTACCTCCTGCTGCGGGAACGCGACCTGCACGCCGTGGCCGCACAGCGCGTCGACACCGGCAGCACCGGGCTGTACCTCTGA
- the tdh gene encoding L-threonine 3-dehydrogenase, translated as MRALAKTGARPGLELIDAPEPTPGPTDVKIKVWRAGLCGTDLHLEGWDDWAASTVAPPLITGHEFFGEVVEIGADVTSVEVGQRVSGEGHVVCGECRNCRAGRRHLCIRTSSVGVNRDGAFADYVVIPASNVWVQPDDLDPDVGAVFDPFGNATHTALSFPIAGEDVLVTGAGPIGVMGAAIAKHVGARYVVVTDVSDYRLQLAKAAGADRVVNVARERIADAQHDLGMREGFDIALEMSGNPSAVSELIDNMNHGGRIAMLGLPGDPFAIDWGRVITHMLTIKGIYGREMYDTWYAMSAMLASSPDLERAVRSVITHRFPAEQWQDAFAAARSGECGKVVMDWS; from the coding sequence GTGCGAGCACTGGCAAAGACAGGGGCCCGACCGGGCCTGGAGCTGATCGACGCCCCGGAGCCGACACCCGGCCCGACGGACGTGAAGATCAAGGTATGGCGGGCCGGTCTCTGCGGCACCGACCTGCACCTGGAGGGCTGGGACGACTGGGCGGCCTCCACGGTGGCTCCGCCGTTGATCACCGGGCACGAGTTCTTCGGCGAGGTCGTCGAGATCGGCGCGGACGTCACCAGCGTCGAGGTGGGTCAGCGGGTCTCCGGCGAGGGGCACGTGGTGTGCGGCGAGTGCCGCAACTGCCGCGCCGGGCGGCGGCATCTGTGCATCCGCACCAGCTCCGTCGGGGTCAACCGGGACGGTGCGTTCGCCGATTACGTCGTCATACCCGCCTCGAACGTGTGGGTGCAGCCGGACGATCTGGACCCGGACGTGGGTGCGGTCTTCGACCCGTTCGGCAACGCGACGCACACGGCGCTGTCGTTCCCGATCGCCGGCGAGGACGTCCTGGTGACCGGGGCCGGCCCGATCGGTGTGATGGGCGCGGCCATCGCCAAACACGTCGGCGCCCGGTACGTGGTGGTGACCGACGTCAGCGACTACCGGCTGCAGCTCGCCAAGGCCGCCGGGGCGGACCGGGTGGTCAACGTGGCGCGGGAACGCATCGCCGACGCGCAGCACGACCTCGGCATGCGCGAGGGCTTCGACATCGCCCTGGAGATGTCCGGAAACCCTTCTGCCGTCAGCGAACTCATCGACAACATGAACCACGGCGGCCGGATCGCGATGCTCGGTCTGCCCGGCGACCCGTTCGCGATCGACTGGGGCCGGGTGATCACGCACATGCTGACGATCAAGGGCATCTACGGCCGGGAGATGTACGACACCTGGTACGCCATGAGCGCGATGCTGGCGTCGTCACCCGACCTGGAGCGCGCCGTCCGCTCGGTCATCACCCATCGCTTCCCCGCCGAACAGTGGCAGGACGCGTTCGCCGCGGCACGCTCCGGCGAGTGCGGCAAAGTCGTCATGGATTGGAGCTGA
- a CDS encoding LacI family DNA-binding transcriptional regulator: MITYAVGTVSTESSRRTTAKRVTIADVAREAGVSRTTVSHSLNDIGQVDPRTRQRVKEVAARLHFRPSVRAQRLRAGRSQTIALLSSMPPAVSGGVSRLGFFTDLAMGCAEVALLRGYVLALAPPVQGQDSLAHLDIDGAILLEPAPSDWLATELTDRGVPFVRIDGPDDASSVDLHHREAADILLGHLIEQGATAIGLVCGSSGRTAQRTFRERYLAAAQQHGLPVAIAEADERAGERSGYAATTSLLTDHPGIDALCISIDAFATGAVQAAHDLGRVIGTDLLLATRYDGIRARTSNPPLTALDLHLEEVAHAAVELLLRRLGDIPGEDRPVPSTPAPTLVVRASTQRTPAGN, translated from the coding sequence GTGATCACTTACGCTGTGGGCACCGTGTCTACCGAGTCCAGCCGCCGAACCACGGCGAAGCGTGTCACCATCGCAGACGTCGCACGCGAGGCCGGGGTGTCGCGGACCACGGTGTCGCACTCGCTCAACGACATCGGCCAGGTCGACCCCCGGACCCGGCAGCGCGTCAAGGAGGTCGCCGCCCGGTTGCACTTCCGGCCCAGCGTGCGGGCCCAGCGGTTGCGGGCCGGCCGCTCCCAGACCATCGCCCTGCTCTCCTCGATGCCACCGGCGGTCTCCGGTGGGGTGTCACGCCTCGGGTTCTTCACCGACCTGGCCATGGGCTGCGCCGAGGTGGCGCTGCTACGCGGTTACGTGCTCGCGCTCGCGCCGCCGGTGCAGGGGCAGGACTCGCTCGCCCACCTCGACATCGACGGCGCGATCCTGCTCGAGCCCGCTCCCTCGGACTGGCTGGCCACCGAACTGACCGACCGGGGCGTCCCTTTCGTCCGGATCGACGGCCCCGACGATGCGAGCAGCGTCGACCTGCACCACCGGGAAGCCGCCGACATCCTGCTGGGCCACCTGATCGAGCAGGGCGCCACGGCGATCGGCCTCGTGTGCGGCTCCAGCGGCAGGACCGCTCAGCGAACGTTCCGGGAGCGCTATCTGGCCGCCGCGCAGCAGCACGGCCTCCCCGTGGCGATCGCCGAGGCCGATGAGCGCGCGGGTGAACGCAGCGGTTACGCAGCGACCACCTCGTTGCTCACCGACCACCCCGGCATCGACGCCCTGTGCATCTCGATCGACGCCTTCGCCACCGGAGCCGTGCAGGCGGCCCACGATCTCGGCCGGGTCATCGGGACCGACCTGCTGCTCGCCACCCGGTACGACGGCATCCGCGCACGCACCAGCAACCCGCCACTCACCGCGCTCGACCTGCACCTGGAGGAGGTCGCGCACGCCGCGGTGGAACTGCTGCTGCGCCGCCTCGGCGACATACCCGGCGAGGATCGACCGGTTCCGTCGACTCCGGCGCCCACCCTGGTCGTGCGTGCGTCGACGCAGCGCACCCCGGCCGGGAACTGA